One region of Polynucleobacter paneuropaeus genomic DNA includes:
- the rsmI gene encoding 16S rRNA (cytidine(1402)-2'-O)-methyltransferase, protein MELDSFDFLKQQDLPTGALYVVATPIGNLGDITLRALHILKAVEGIACEDTRHSVALLQQFGIHKKCLALHEHNEMAGAQTVIQHLANHERWAYISDAGTPGVSDPGARLVQAVHAAGFRVIPIPGASAVAAAVSVGGSVLTAAEGRFQFLGFLPNKTKERDALLIQIQKSVQASIFFESPHHIQDTLKLIGKALEPDRELMIGRELTKKFEQISFIRAADIPEWLTQSSSLKGEFVVMVAGRSVSKDLVSDDLLSLWVKALKPYLGSKEIAAVLSQTLPVSKKEAYQAAIDSKAGDTKK, encoded by the coding sequence AGCAAGATTTGCCCACTGGAGCCCTATATGTTGTCGCAACACCAATCGGCAACCTCGGCGACATTACTTTGCGCGCCTTGCATATCTTAAAAGCGGTTGAAGGAATCGCCTGTGAAGATACTCGTCACAGCGTTGCACTCCTTCAACAATTTGGCATTCATAAAAAATGTCTCGCCCTGCATGAGCACAATGAAATGGCCGGTGCGCAAACTGTCATTCAGCATCTTGCCAACCATGAAAGATGGGCTTACATATCGGATGCTGGAACGCCTGGTGTATCTGACCCTGGCGCCCGCTTAGTACAAGCGGTCCACGCCGCAGGCTTTCGGGTAATTCCCATTCCTGGAGCCAGCGCAGTTGCGGCTGCAGTCTCTGTAGGTGGCTCAGTATTGACTGCAGCAGAAGGCCGCTTCCAATTTTTAGGCTTCTTGCCAAATAAAACTAAAGAGCGTGACGCCCTGTTAATCCAAATACAAAAGAGTGTGCAGGCCAGTATATTTTTTGAGTCGCCCCACCATATTCAAGATACCTTGAAACTCATTGGCAAAGCCCTTGAACCAGACCGCGAACTCATGATCGGCCGAGAATTAACTAAAAAATTTGAGCAAATTAGTTTTATCAGGGCTGCTGATATCCCAGAATGGCTAACTCAATCATCAAGCCTCAAAGGTGAATTTGTCGTTATGGTTGCAGGTCGCAGTGTCAGCAAAGATTTAGTCTCGGATGACTTATTAAGTCTCTGGGTTAAGGCACTCAAACCTTATTTGGGTAGCAAAGAAATTGCCGCGGTTCTATCCCAAACCCTTCCAGTCTCTAAAAAAGAGGCTTATCAAGCGGCCATTGATTCCAAAGCAGGGGATACAAAAAAATAA
- a CDS encoding fatty acid desaturase: protein MAPLAPTEPLPHRKIIRGWLIHMAQGQVGRALGLLLIDASLWLGCIAGTIFIENIAVKIALGLIAGFVTGRIFILGHDACHQSFTPNRELNKVLGRIAFLPSLTPYSLWDVGHNVVHHGQTNLKGFDFVWAPLSKAEFDALPAWRKTLERLYRSGWGPVFYYLIEIWWRREYFPNAQNKPGDRPIFLKDNLLVTAFAIIWIGCLIAGALATGQSIWVGLITGFALPFLFWNGMIGFVVYVHHTHPSVSWYDKKSEWLRAQPFVSTTVHLTFGWIWGALMHHIMEHTAHHVDMSIPLYNLKDAQNTLETMLPERIFIQKFSWDWYFDTASKCKLYDFENKAWLDFDGNKTADSVRVLLSPAPAGQNG from the coding sequence ATGGCTCCTTTGGCTCCTACTGAGCCATTGCCTCACCGCAAAATTATTCGTGGCTGGCTAATTCATATGGCGCAAGGTCAAGTAGGTCGTGCGCTTGGTCTTTTGTTGATTGATGCCTCTTTGTGGCTCGGCTGTATCGCAGGCACTATTTTTATTGAAAATATTGCGGTCAAGATTGCCTTGGGCTTAATTGCTGGGTTTGTAACTGGTCGTATTTTTATTCTTGGGCATGATGCATGCCATCAAAGCTTTACACCTAATCGTGAACTCAATAAGGTCCTTGGTCGTATTGCCTTCTTGCCCTCTCTAACCCCCTATAGTCTGTGGGATGTAGGGCACAACGTCGTGCATCATGGTCAAACCAATTTAAAAGGTTTCGACTTTGTCTGGGCGCCCCTATCTAAAGCAGAATTTGATGCCTTGCCAGCTTGGCGCAAAACGCTTGAGCGCCTTTACCGCAGTGGTTGGGGCCCAGTCTTTTACTATTTGATCGAGATTTGGTGGAGACGCGAGTACTTTCCAAATGCCCAAAATAAACCGGGTGATCGTCCTATCTTTCTTAAAGACAATCTCTTGGTTACGGCTTTTGCCATTATTTGGATTGGATGCTTGATCGCTGGAGCCTTGGCGACGGGTCAGTCGATTTGGGTCGGGCTGATTACCGGTTTTGCTCTGCCATTCTTATTTTGGAACGGCATGATTGGTTTTGTCGTTTACGTGCACCATACCCATCCATCCGTTTCTTGGTATGACAAAAAATCAGAGTGGTTGCGTGCCCAGCCCTTTGTATCGACTACTGTCCACCTGACTTTTGGCTGGATTTGGGGTGCCCTGATGCACCACATCATGGAACATACGGCTCACCACGTCGATATGAGCATACCCCTTTACAACCTCAAAGATGCTCAAAATACCCTGGAAACAATGCTTCCAGAGCGGATTTTCATTCAAAAGTTCTCCTGGGACTGGTATTTTGATACTGCCAGCAAATGCAAGCTTTATGATTTTGAAAACAAAGCTTGGCTCGACTTTGACGGTAATAAAACTGCGGATTCGGTTCGGGTTCTCCTGAGCCCAGCCCCAGCGGGACAAAACGGGTAA
- a CDS encoding MBL fold metallo-hydrolase, producing MKLGIVPVTPFEQNCSILVCQNTGDAAIVDPGGDIDKILDGVKQMGGNVKKILLTHGHLDHCAAAQELSEQLHVPIEGPQIEERFWIDQLPEQAVRFGFGHAKAFEPTRWLNNGDHVQVGDVDFEVFHCPGHTPGHVVFFDKEDKLALVGDVLFAGSIGRTDFPRGNHADLINAIKTKLWPLGDDVQFVPGHGPMSTFGQERKTNPYVGDGV from the coding sequence ATTAAATTAGGTATCGTACCCGTTACGCCCTTTGAGCAAAATTGTTCAATTCTGGTATGTCAAAACACAGGTGATGCAGCTATTGTTGACCCAGGCGGCGACATCGATAAGATCCTGGATGGCGTAAAGCAAATGGGGGGCAATGTAAAAAAAATTCTATTGACTCACGGGCATTTAGATCATTGTGCTGCCGCCCAAGAGCTTTCTGAGCAATTGCATGTCCCCATTGAGGGCCCGCAAATTGAGGAGCGATTTTGGATTGATCAGCTGCCTGAACAAGCAGTGCGATTTGGATTTGGTCATGCTAAAGCTTTTGAGCCAACTCGTTGGCTGAATAATGGAGATCACGTACAAGTCGGCGATGTAGATTTTGAAGTTTTTCACTGCCCAGGACATACTCCAGGACATGTTGTATTTTTTGATAAAGAAGACAAGCTAGCTTTAGTCGGTGATGTACTCTTTGCGGGATCGATCGGCCGCACCGACTTCCCTCGCGGCAATCACGCCGATTTAATTAATGCTATTAAGACAAAGTTATGGCCCTTAGGCGATGACGTGCAATTTGTGCCCGGGCATGGGCCGATGTCTACTTTTGGGCAAGAAAGAAAAACCAATCCCTATGTTGGGGATGGCGTCTAA